The following nucleotide sequence is from Nocardioides daedukensis.
GGTGCGGACCCGGACCACCGTCTCGACGGGGCTGATCCAGACCTTGCCGTCCCCGATCCGGCCGGTGGCGGCGGTCTTGACGATGATCCCGACCACGTCGTCGGCGTCGGCGTCGTCGACCACGATCTCGATCCGGATCTTGGGGACCAGAGCGATGTCGTACTCCGCCCCGCGGTAGACCTCCGT
It contains:
- a CDS encoding P-II family nitrogen regulator → MKLVTAVIKPHKWEDVREALETFGVTGMTVSEVSGYGRQKGHTEVYRGAEYDIALVPKIRIEIVVDDADADDVVGIIVKTAATGRIGDGKVWISPVETVVRVRTGDRDEAAI